The DNA region CTCGACTTCAATTACAAACTTCGACTACAAATCAATTTCAAATTTTGTACATCGCTTTTTCAAGTGTTTCTAACAATTTCCATCATCCGCTGAACaaattctctttttttctttttttctaaatCTTTTGAATATCATATACTAATGATAATTTTTTGATGGCCAAAAACAATACTCCCtctggatcaaaaagagtgtccgtataccctttttttttgttcaaaaagagtgtccacttatcaaatcaagaaacaattaatcttattttttcaaaatttcccTTGTTAAGTGTTAAGCGATCAAATCTCAATATCTATTTAATTAGAAATAGTTCagtcaaattatttatttttaccTAGGAATCTATTTTTACCAAATTAtctttggtcgttatagtttttttgatacttttgacccttccccgagcttttttagctcacatttgacctgaggggaccgttgacatgcttcccgaatTATTTGGATAGGATTTGGGAGACTTTTTGGGAAATTTGGGATTAAATCGGAAAAGAGTGGActcaaagttaactttttgattCGATTTGTGTGTATATTCGATtcaattcccaatgcactcgggtgcattttggaatttgggttgggaagttgatgttgaggtatcgggggttgactcggtcaacgagacctctgttgggaattccgaggccacgagtgcgttcgtagcgtgtttttatgtgtgtctatgtaggTGGTATGTGAGCAAAtggtctcgggtgatagtcgggattttgGGTTGATATTGTGATTTTTGGGAATTTCTGGTTCTGGTTTCCGCTATAGCGGCACCCTTACCGCAGCagtggcaccgctatagcggtggactTGCCACAACAGCAACCAAGTGCAAATGTTGGCTGACCGCCGTGGCAGTCTGAGTGGTCGTCAAAGCGAGACCGCCGCAACGGTCCCATTGTCGCAGAAGCGGTATCGGGCAAATTATTTCATTTAATGAGTATTAAACGCCCTAAGTCgctctttctttattatttcgactttagaGTTTTTGAGAActtttcaaggtgattcttgaGGGAAACTCTATGTGGTAAGTTCTTCTATCTCCTTTGCTATTCCATTTTCCATAATCACCTTAGGATTCCTTATCATGATAGTTCATTAAGAGTTTgatgattaaaagagggttcattGAGTTCTTCTTCTAGGCTTTGTaatattgatttattgattggactaacttcattaagcatggaattgatgattagaatctattattgcatgatttcttcctaattagggACTAagttatggaattggaagttaggatttatacccaatttgggggttttgcctagaatatgaatttaagtaaattgttgtttcttctagcttgatattgataggaattgatcacctagagctttaatttcatgttgagacctttagattccttcacctttctagttcataaaccctattccataggttgggaatttgggtcttgaatagaagtagggtttgaatgatgttcttcttgattctaattccatgattcggatatgttagactttcattatctcgaggctcaaaggaaagggaagactaaggtgtgattgttggagactttACTGTTCGGctgtccaggtaggttatggtttaccctatggtgagacttcggctagcgaagcgtatgtttagatgatattgtcggagaatacatgcaagccttcgggtatgaagttgggctgGATATTGTCttatttgggggctagccacctcgttgtgttgttgacttatctgaTCTATtacttgttggcattgttgacaTATTGATACCGTGGTAATTGTTAGTAGTAATCCATCATGACTACAATATCGcaatactttacttgattgacactgagatgagaatggtgattccattgtggcttgtTGTGTAGCCTTACTATTGATACTACTTtggtgccatgtgtggtactgtttcggatagaattggttgttgatatcacatttcatcatattcatacgcATTTCCATAATACACTGACATATGCATGGTTCTGGTACTGATGGTGatatgtgagagagtgtagccttcgAGGTTTCtgtcggagagcgtaaaagagaaaTGAGTATTCGTTGCCCGAGATTTCTTACTGGGAACGATGGAGTgtccgatgcccgaggtctttgtcgggatcgtgagagtgtgcTTGTGATCCTAGGTCATATTTCAGAGCGAGTGGTTGATGGACTTCGCGggcccccatgggtcatgatagCTGAGATGTGGAGTCACTCCGtccgggacatgttgtacaaagctgcacatgcattgcattcatcctacatacattattgcattgcattgtatcttggTTTCTATTGATTTTTGTGATACTACTGTGATGTGCTAATTCGAATTGCTATACTGAGACTtagcacagttgggtttagatgctacaacataggtgatgacttgtactgtgGATATGGCTtattgttgacttgtacttgttggtttatgtgtttatcttgctttgttgtctttatatatgttagttagtcttagtcggcctatgatacctaccaatacttgttgtttgtactgacttgcacttgctgcattcttttatgaatgcagagtattagGTGGGATTGACTTCTACTCCTCATAGCTGACTGTTCGAGGatttgctgattcgagtctttcagggtgagcatgaggacgttcgctgcccgaagattCCTCTATCTACTATGTCTTTATTTCCGTTCTAAGACATAtgttttgagactattgatgtatttttattattcagacctgtagtatttagttagatgctcttgtataacCAGATCagatactggggtgtatttcTCTTATTTCCGCTTccttatattattatcgtgagacttccgttattctattttcttccgcttatttattgTTTATTCCTGTGTTTATgaaatgttgggttaagggttcgcctaccgaggtaggaagAGTATGTGCCCTCATGACTTAgttaaattgggtcatgacattatGATGAATACAAAGCAGAAATAATTCTCTCATTATTCTTGTCTCTCTAAATTATCGTCCCTGTCTCGATTTTAAAGGGAACCTTCCTTTTTTACAGTAGTGGAAAAGAACTTCCCATCAAGCTCTTCAAAAACTGGAACGCTGCCCTCCGTATGGTGTGCTACTTGAAAAAGAACCTAGGACAAGGTATTGTGATGAGAAAAGATTGTGATCTCCAGTTGTACGGATGGTGTGATTCAGACTGAGCCGGATGTCCATTGACTCGAAAACTACTTATCGGTTGGTTTAACTCCCTCGTTAATTCACCCATGGAAAACCAAGAAGCAGCACATTGTCTCCCGCTCGTAAGCGGAGGAAGAATACAGGGCCATGGTAATGACAGTCTGTGAATTGAAATGGCTAAAGGGTATCTTACATAGTTTGGGCGTTGACCATAAATCTCCAGTGAAAATGTATTGTGATAGTCAAACGACATTATATATTGCACGCAATCCGGTGTTTCATGAATGGACTAAACACATTGAAGTTGACTGTCACTATGTTCGGAACGCACTCCAATCCGGTCTATTACTTCCTCGTCACGTGTCCACCAGTGAGCAATTGGCCGACGTGTTTACGGAGGCTTTGGGCAAATCGCAGCATCAATATTTGCTTGGCAAGTTGGGCATTCGGGAccctcatgctccaacttgagaagggggggggggggggtattgagAGTATATAATAGTTTATTTATGGAACAATTGTAATTTGGTAATATAAGAATTATAATTTTATTAGAATAGGTTACCTTGTTAGATTAGGAGAATGAAGACCTTACTTCTATATAAAgaggtcattatgatgaatacaAAGCAGAAATAATTCTCTCATTATTCTTGTCTCTCTAAATTCTAGTCCCCGTCTAAAAAACTTCCCATGAAGCTCTTCAAAAAGGGGAAATAATTCCGCAATAACCACTAAAAAAATAAGTATCCAAAAAACTgctaaaaaaaacaaacaaacaaataaacaaaCGAGCCCTTATtgcatcattatcattgtaaatTCGCCTCAAGGAGAACCAGTCAAGTACAGACCCAACAGCGTCGTAGAGTGTGTCTTGTATTTGAATCGGATTTAGCTGGGAAGAACATAAGCCGAGGAATTGAAGGAAAGTGAAAATAACGGAACGAAATTGCATAACATTCAAATGCGTTAACTAGTGGTAAAGTAATATTTTATTGGGGAGAAACACCTGGCAAAGAGTTGTTAAATTGTCGCTGGTTGCATTAAAATAAGAATATATATCAGGAAAAACCTACCCCTCTTTAAAATTAGGGATCCTCTCAAGGAATTTGTAGATTGGAAAAAGAGATGGCAGAAGTGGTGGTGAACATGGTGTTGGAGAGCTTGGCGCAATTATTAATCGAAAAGGTGGAGCTGATAAAAGGTGTAGGGGACGACTTCAAACTTCTAGTAGAGGACGACTGCAAACTTCTTTCGGAAGAAATTAAACGGCTGAAAGCCTTCTTAGACGATGCTGCGAAATACCACAGTGACAGTGAGAGCAAAGAGTGGGATCAGTTGAAGAAGGAGGCTCAGAAAATGCTATATATAGCTGAGGATCTCGTTGATAAGAGCCAGGTTCAATTGAGGCCGCACAGAGAAAAGAATAAACTGCTAAGGAAGTTGGGTGTCGGCAATAGTGGTACGCTCAGGGCTCTTGCAGTTGAGACTAAAAGCATCCTGGAGAAGGTGAAGCAACTTCGCCTACGAGCCTTCCAGCCCAAACCACTGCAGGTAAATCGTTCTACCCAAATCTCATCTATTCACttgtatttcctttgtttcaatttatatgaagcTAATTTTGTCCCACTTTATCCCGTAATATTTAAAGGTCTGGAAACATACTCCCTCTAATTATTGTTTTTTTGGTTTTACACTCGGTGTTCGATATCCGCATTAGAGCCCGACTATATTCGGATTCACGCCGCGTAGGGCTCATTCGGGAGGAACCGCTTTGTACCAAGAATTTTTTCATATTCAGGGCTTGAACCCGAGACTTCTGATTAAGGGAGAAACAGTTccatccgctgcaccacatcTTTCGGTGATACCCCTCCAATTATTGAATGACAACAATAACCCCCCATGTGCAATGTTTTTCGATAAAATATTTCTCTTTTTGAATGactatctttttctttttctttgtagaaccccccccccccccccccccccccaacccaaaaaaaaaatcaaggcaAAAATGAATTTTACAGGTACTTTTCTTGATTAGCTTAAGCTTGTGTTTCCTCCTTTTTGATGAGTTTAAGCTAAGAGTCAATTTTACTTTAATGCCTTAATATTTAAGCGTTGGAAAAAACAATACCTCCTCCACATGTTAAATGATAATGGTAACCCGACCCCTAATACAATATTTTCCTGTGAGACTTTTAAATTTTTGAataaagatattttttttttttaaatacaaaaatatataactcTTATTTATTAGATTTAAGCTGTCCATACATTTGCATAAACATAAGTACTCAAATAAGATTCCGATTAATTTCATGTAATCAAGGAATTCCATCCGTAACCCTCAAAGAATTTCTTATAAATATAGTTAGAAAATATTTCATATAGGATAAAAATCAGATTGATTTTtcagaaaaaataaatatttgcTTGGCTCATCTGAGTggtttgaaaataaaaaaatatgtttgaataatcgaTTTATGTGTAAATTGTTGTGAATTATATCTTAGCAGATGAAATTAATTActactatataaaatatttatagatgACCCAAAGATAATTAGAGGGTGAAATTAGGTAGACTGTTGATGTGCAATTAGAACCCAAACGTTTAATGCACATGCAGGTAAACGAATGCCACATAGCTTGTAATGTATTACTAACATATTATTCCAAGTAGTTGTTTTATCCTAAAAGAAAAAAGATTGTcattccccaaaaaaaaaaaattaccggAAAATATTGCATAAGGGGGTTATCGGTCCCTTTTAATATTTGGAGGGGGGTATCGTTTTCCAACCCTTAAATGTTGAagaggcgggggggggggggggggggggggaggggggggaggTAAAGTTGGATTGACTCAATATCTATGTCTTATTCAAAATCACCAATTTCAAAGATCTTCCTTTCATTGTTAAACTCTGTATCCAATCAAACACATTCACATATTAGTTATCACAAACAAACTAGAGTTAGGCTGTtgtaataatgataatgaaatAGGTCAAAAATGTCCTTAACATATTGAAATGGTTCAATATCCTCTCCTTCCACCTATTGGATCAAATTTGCACCTCCTTCCATCTATTGGGCTCTACGTATTAGAAATGGCTTTGAAATGCCCCCTCCTTCCACCTATTGGGTTAAATTTGCTCCTAATGTTATTTTCAGGTAAAATTATCTCTCTATTAACCGTATAATTATATGACATTTAATTGAACACGTGGACTTTATTTGGTCCACATAATTTTTTAACACAAGCAAAAATGAACCGACCTATTCATGACCCAACCTAACAATTTGATACATGAGACTCATTTTTAAATAAAAGCCACATGCTTAATTAAATTTAATAAATGTCATATAATTGTGCTTTTAGTAGAGGGAAATTTTTAAGCTTAAAAATAATGTTAGGGGAAAATTTAAACTAATAGGTAGAAGGAGGGGGCATTTCTGAGCCATTGCTAATACATTAAGGGCATTTTTTATGCCAATAGGTTGAAGAAGTGCATTTTTGAACCATTTCTAATatgttaaaggcatttttgaccctttttcttgAATATGCACGACGTTTAAAAATAAATGAAGGTTTctaaaatattttgattttaaacatgtcataacattTATCTCGTTATAAAATTTTTGAAATTTGTAGCCTTAAACATgtgaaaaaaatgacaaaaatggtcccttatgtttgagggtaggttcaaaatagtcttttAAGTACGCACAAGacaattttggtcctttaagtttgcctcCGTCAAATATTTATCAAACCTGTCTATTAGATTTGAAGAGAACTATGAAAAAAGGAAATTAGCAAAAACTCACAGTTACAGGTACACTTgttgtagtttctgctatttttatttatttttagagtTTGGTGCAACTTTTTGAGGTGTAATTTCTACTATTTTTTGAATATCTTTTTAGTGTCTAGCACAGTTTTTGTGTTGCATATTTTATGATTTGATGGGACTTTCTTGGtgtttataattaaattttttatttccatTTTTTTCTGTCAAATCCAACGAacataaatttttaaatatttgaCACTAAAAGTGttacttttggcaaacttaaaagACCAAAATTGATCTGTGCGTActtaagagactattttgaacctatccTCTACCATAAAGgtccatttttgtcattttctcttaaacatgtcataacatttgtgtgactataaaaacTTCTCGTTAGAGATAAATAGCAAGAGTAAAGTTAATTATTTTGAAATATAAGAATAGGtcttttttattaattaattctaAGAGAATAGCATCACATAaacttataataataataataataataataataataataataataataataataataataataatgatgatgatgatgatgtctaTCGGAAACTACTTCTCTAGCtccacaaggtaggggtaaggtctgcgtacactctacacTCCTCAGACTCCACTTGTGAAATTACGCTTAttatgttggtgttgttgtaataataataataataataataataataataataataataataataataataataataataataataataataataataataataataataataataaatagagAGAATATAATACATAAAGAGACAAATATTTTGTGATTTGCGGGATATTGCACAGGAGCGAGGATTACCATGTGCGCATCCAAAGGCTAGCAACTGCGGGTCTCCTTGTGCGACTAAATTATGTGCATACCTTTTATGTGCTAATTTAATAATTTCTTCTATTTCTGTTACCTTTATAAAAAAGAATTCTTCTATTTTATTAAaaatttaacctttttttttaaatttatattgTTGCTTGCAGACTTTTGATTCACTCGACTTATTTCATTAAGTTATATTTACATAAATAatgataatgaaataaaataaaataaaaatttgaaaTACAAAATAAATGAGAAAAACTTCCTACTCGTGGGGCATAAATTAGTTTTGCCCACGAGGCAGCAGTTCGGGGTATTTCAATAAGTTGTGATACTAAACTTGCTCAATTGTCAACATGGTATGTGTCATAAACTAAAGTTAGTTATACGTGTTGGTCAATTGTTCTCAAGTCAATACAAGTGAAACTTCTGCTCAATAAGCAACACATTGCACTATCTTAACATTCGTCCTCATCTTCTACCTCATAGACTAAACTAACTTATGCGATTGTAAGTCTATAACTTTAACTTATGCATGATGGACGATAAAGACTATTTTAAAGATTTTGTTTAAGCGGCCAATAATACAAGACCATCCCTTATGAAGTCCTATTTCTGCAATTCTTTTGGCTTGACTAACCCTTCAATTCATAGACACATCTAGGGATGGGCGTTCGGGTCGTCAGATTAAATATGAAAATTTCGATTTGGATTTTCATTTCGCAGGTTGAAGAAACTACAATCCAAATCCCATCCAAATAAGCTCGGATCTGATTGCATTTTCTAAGTTCAGTATCGGATTAACCAGTTTGGATATTTAGAATTTTCAGTTTTGACTTTTCAGCCTTTAAGGTAGGCTTATTAGGAACGAAATTCATATGCCTCAGTTACCAAGTTACAAGTTTTAACATAATACGAAACCAATTATGTGGATTCAGCAAAGAGTTGTTACCACTAAACCAAAAGGTATCAAGTTACATAGCTCGGTTCTATATTATTCCCTCTGTTTCATTGGACGCTGCCTTATTCTTAAAATAGTGAAGTAAACTCCAGCTTTGCAAGCTACAGTATATTATAAGTTTTTAATCTAGTAGAAAATTCAATATTGGACTTAACCTATTGGAAGAATTAGTATTGGGCACATATAATATGATTAGGGCTAAATATAAGGTATAAaaaattttgaattttcaaaTATCCAAAAATCCGAAGTACTAAATCcgatatccaatccaatccataatccaaaaaTTCAACCAAATATCCAAAAAAATTGGATTTCAGGTTGGCTCAAACAATGCCCACCACTAGACTCACCCCGCTCcgcttaattttcttttatttttttattttgttatttagCTAATACAAACAAGTTTAACCTCTTTTTATTCTTTAAAGATGGAGAGTTTAATATTACTCAACCaatttaaattttccttttttgtttCGTCTAGTATGGTTTTTTAATTTTGTGTTTGTGTGTTTTCCATTTCTTTTATTTTAGCTTCAACAATTGAATCAAtcaacttttgtttttttttaaaaaaaaaaacccaattcgatatttctatatatatgaaaatgtaATATCTAATGCTCAAGCTTGGGAGGAAAATTGATTTTGATTTATTTGTTGAGTTTTAAGTTTATctcaaaaaattttaaaattcaAAAAAGTCCCCGGCCACACTTAAACCTGATTTTAGCATTTTCATGAACCAAAAATATTGAGAGAAAAATGTGGTCCATCTGGTTAAAATAGACTATAAGGGGTCGTCTAAACTAATTCTTCCAAGAAAGGAAGAGTAACTTGGGATCCCCACATTTTCCCCATATGAGTGTAATCAAGGCACATTTTCAATTTATGTGCATTGGTTACACATAGActaaaaacttttgaaatttgtgatttgAAATATATAATAATATTATGATTATAAGACTTTTAAAGCTCGTAATCTGTCCCTTCAAGTACATCTGATAAAATTGGAACGATACAGAGAAGATTAGCATGGCCCCGTCGCAAGGATGACACCAGGGGCAGCTCAACCAAAttggtggcctaaagccaaaAATAAGAGGCCTTAAgtttattaataaaataatttttttcgttAACCATTTTGTACGTATCTTGATGTCTAGCTTACACCTATATAAAGGTAACATATTATCTTGAAAAGGCATCTCGAATATCCATAAACTCCCGAGATATTTATAAAGAGATTAAGGCATCAAATACTGTCTTTTTCAAAATCACTTTCCTAACGGTCCTCGAAACAATCAAGGGGTAAACAGAGTTGTAAACAAATATTCATCAATAAAATCTCTTTTATCTGTTGTTGCAGTTTATTTTCTGTATTTGAAAAAATTTGTTGTAAACAGGAATCATTAGAACCCGCTGAAGTCATTCCTGATCCGGTAAGCGTTCTGCAAAGGATGGAAAATGAGTATGATTTGCCTGgataccacaagaaaaacataAAGTTGATGAAGACTGAGCTATGGTTTCTGGGTACATTTTTCCTCTTGGGGAGTGGAGACCTGCAAATAAAGATCAAAAGTGTTCTGAAATTTGCAGAAGATGTCTTCGGCTCTGACTCTAAATTTGACTACTTTGGTGTGCTAGAAACCATTGAGTCTGTCAGAACGGAACTCGAATCCATTGACGATCTCGGGTACAATCTCCCAGACGAGTGTGGTATTTATTTTGAAACTACAGCTCCAGCTGTTACTGCGACTCCCCTGACTCTCGAACCTGTGGTGGAATACATAGACAACGTTGTAAAGAATGCCAAGGATCTGGTAATTGTTCGTCTCGACAAGAAGCCGTCTGTTGTGTCTAATGAGGCACAGAGCAGCACATATGCTTCTGCAAAGGCTAAAGTAGAATTGGTGGAAAAGGAGTTGAGCGCACTCAGGAACTTTGTGTGCTTTCTCGGAAAGATATGCAGTTCAGAACAACAAGACTGCTGGCAGACTTTGTTGTGTCATGCTGATTATGTGGCTACCTGCACAGCAATTACATTCTATATCAGTATGGGATGTAGCCTTCCTGATAAACTGGAGGAAATGATTCAGCATATTAAGCCACGCGTCCGAGTCTTCTACACAGATGTCCTGAGATATTTAAAGTTATCAGGCACTCTCGTCGTCATGCCCCCAATTGAATTTGCTGATGGATTCATGCAGTCTCTTCAGCAAATATCCATGGAGTTAACAGAGTCTTCTTCCTTGACTGTACATCAAAAAGAATCCGTTGCAGAACAACTTAACTCGTTGAGAATCTTTCTGAATGAGTTACCGTTGATTAACGACATTCAGGATGAGATGAAGATGCATTTCTTCAAACGGCTTTCGAGGGTGGTCATTGATGCTGCACTTGTTGTCTACTCATCGGGTGATAGCAACAAGGAAGATTGGCATCAAGAGTTACTACTTGTCTTAGAAACGATTCGGTCTGTCAAAATAAAGATTTATCAAAAGATTCGAGAGTGGGTAACGTCCCATTTGCCTAAGAATGATAAATTGGCCTTTTCCAATCAGCTTCTCAGCTTCAAGGAGTTCCTTTCTGTCCATTCTGATTCCCTTGCTTCTGTGAAGAATCAACTCGAAGTAGTCCATGAGGAGCTTACATTTTTCGAACCTTCCGTCAAGAGTGTAGCAGAACAAGGCAATAACAAGCTGTGTAATGAACTTGAAAATCTTGTTGGAAGAGTCGTTGATAAGGCTTTTGAGGCAGAGTACATACTTGATTCATTTGCGATTAGAGATGCACCTCTTACTTTTCTTACCATGTGGCTCTCGGAAATCATAAAGGAGATTAAGCTCATTAAGACAGAGTTAACCAAATCCAAGGAAAAGAATATGACAAGTGCCTCCAATGCTACCAACGAAGAACTCGTTGGTTTTGGAGATGTCCGGAAGACTATAAGAGACCAGCTAGTTGGAGGATTAAAAGAACTGGATGTCGTTTCCATTGTGGGTATGGCCGGTTCAGGCAAAACGACCCTTGCCCGAAGTTTTATCAATGATGATATAATTGTTTCTCATTTTGATTTCCGGGCAGAGTGTCGCGTTTCACAAGAATACACACGGGAAGACTTGCTACTTTCCATTTTGATTTCTTCTAATTGTAATGAGCCCACTGAAATCAGTAAAAGAAGTGCTGATGAATTAGCTGATAGACTACGGAGAATTCTACTGCCAAAGAGATACCTCTTAATCATTGACGATGTGTGGGAAGTAAAAGCATGGGAAGACTTGAAATTATGCTTTCCTGATAATAGAAAAGGTAGCAGAATCATTTTGACCAGCAGACGTAAAGAAGTTGCTGTGCATGCTAAATGTGTCACTGAACCCCATTATCTTCGGAGTCTGGAAGAGCCAGAAAGTTGGTTGTTATTACAGAAAAGGGTATTTGGGCAAGAAATCTGCCCAGAAGAGTTGAAGGAAGTTGGGCAAAACATAGCAAAGAAGTGTAATGGGCTACCACTTTCCATTGTTATAGTCGCTGGTCTTCTCGCAAAGATGGATAAGACAGAAAGATGCTGGACGCGGACGGAGTTATGTTTTGGGGAAACAGTGCAGGATGGCGCAAAGGATTTAGTAAAACTAAGTTACGATGATTTACCTTACAAACTGAAACACTGCTTTTTGTATTTCGGAGCATTTTTAGAGGACAGAGAAATTTCAGTGTCAAAATTAACAAGCTTATGGATTGCTGAGGCGTTCATAAATAATGATGAGGAGAAGTGTTTGGAGGATATGGCAGAAGATTACTTGGAGGATCTTATTGGAAGAAACCTTGTCATGGTAACTAAGAGGAGATCAACCGGGAAGATTAAAGCATGTCGTGTGCACGATCTGATACTCGACTTCTGCAAGGAGAAAGCTAAGGAAGATAATTTTCTTTTGTGGCTGAAAAGGTATTTCCTTCTTTATATTCTTCTCGAAGCTTTGATTAATTCATATGTTTTCACTTATTCCTTATCCTACTTAAATTCTCTATGCAGAGATCAAGATGCCAATTATCCACATTTTTATTCTGAAAAGCCTGTGCATCGCCGCTTATCATTTTGTTCTAATCAAGATGATCTTTCTCGGTGGAGGCCGTCATGCTCACACGCTCGTTCTCTGTTATTCAGGGAGCTTAGCGTTAATACATGTTCTTCAATGGGACATGCCTCTATCATCTTTAGCAACTTCAAGTTTCTCAGGGTGTTGGATTTGGAGTTTGTTGCTGTGAAATCTTTTCCCACCGAAATTAAGCATCTGAAGTACCTTGCTGTTCAAACTCCTGAGGATTCTATTCCATCATCCATAGAGAACCTCTCGAATCTTCAAACTTTCATTGTCAAGAGAAACGGT from Lycium barbarum isolate Lr01 chromosome 10, ASM1917538v2, whole genome shotgun sequence includes:
- the LOC132614933 gene encoding putative late blight resistance protein homolog R1A-3; the encoded protein is MAEVVVNMVLESLAQLLIEKVELIKGVGDDFKLLVEDDCKLLSEEIKRLKAFLDDAAKYHSDSESKEWDQLKKEAQKMLYIAEDLVDKSQVQLRPHREKNKLLRKLGVGNSGTLRALAVETKSILEKVKQLRLRAFQPKPLQESLEPAEVIPDPVSVLQRMENEYDLPGYHKKNIKLMKTELWFLGTFFLLGSGDLQIKIKSVLKFAEDVFGSDSKFDYFGVLETIESVRTELESIDDLGYNLPDECGIYFETTAPAVTATPLTLEPVVEYIDNVVKNAKDLVIVRLDKKPSVVSNEAQSSTYASAKAKVELVEKELSALRNFVCFLGKICSSEQQDCWQTLLCHADYVATCTAITFYISMGCSLPDKLEEMIQHIKPRVRVFYTDVLRYLKLSGTLVVMPPIEFADGFMQSLQQISMELTESSSLTVHQKESVAEQLNSLRIFLNELPLINDIQDEMKMHFFKRLSRVVIDAALVVYSSGDSNKEDWHQELLLVLETIRSVKIKIYQKIREWVTSHLPKNDKLAFSNQLLSFKEFLSVHSDSLASVKNQLEVVHEELTFFEPSVKSVAEQGNNKLCNELENLVGRVVDKAFEAEYILDSFAIRDAPLTFLTMWLSEIIKEIKLIKTELTKSKEKNMTSASNATNEELVGFGDVRKTIRDQLVGGLKELDVVSIVGMAGSGKTTLARSFINDDIIVSHFDFRAECRVSQEYTREDLLLSILISSNCNEPTEISKRSADELADRLRRILLPKRYLLIIDDVWEVKAWEDLKLCFPDNRKGSRIILTSRRKEVAVHAKCVTEPHYLRSLEEPESWLLLQKRVFGQEICPEELKEVGQNIAKKCNGLPLSIVIVAGLLAKMDKTERCWTRTELCFGETVQDGAKDLVKLSYDDLPYKLKHCFLYFGAFLEDREISVSKLTSLWIAEAFINNDEEKCLEDMAEDYLEDLIGRNLVMVTKRRSTGKIKACRVHDLILDFCKEKAKEDNFLLWLKRDQDANYPHFYSEKPVHRRLSFCSNQDDLSRWRPSCSHARSLLFRELSVNTCSSMGHASIIFSNFKFLRVLDLEFVAVKSFPTEIKHLKYLAVQTPEDSIPSSIENLSNLQTFIVKRNGGQVLLPDTLWKLRKLRNISISDSALFDLRGAQESLDGRLSKLDNLATLSSIYVSNVDNMERIAGRTPNLRKLRCIFADSGRWGENENRFPVFDSLSQLETLKAVFTSIPEIGPSRLNSPMNLKKLTLCKFPLPPVEISTIANLLNLEVLKLQQVVFEGDEWEVRDNGFHQLKFLELENLKLSKWIVSEEAFSCLKKLVLDRCLHLEAIPDCFEELGHLQYIEVKSCSEDVSNSARNIKETRVDNGHKCDVKVFS